A genomic window from Variovorax paradoxus includes:
- a CDS encoding MFS transporter has translation MAATLDSRGVPHPAPRPMSAEEKKVIFASSLGTVFEWYDFYLYGSLAAIIAKQFFSGLDAGAAFIFALLAFAAGFLVRPFGAIVFGRLGDMIGRKYTFLVTILIMGLSTFIVGLLPSYATIGVAAPVILIALRMLQGLALGGEYGGAATYVAEHSPHGKRGAYTSWIQTTATLGLFLSLLVILGVREWFGEAVFNDWGWRIPFLVSILLLGISVWIRLSLSESPAFQKMKAEGKTSKAPLSESFGEWKNLKIVILALVGLTAGQAVVWYSGQFYALFFLTAQLKVDATTANLMIAAALLLGTPFFVIFGTLSDKIGRKPIIMAGCLLAVVTYFPVFKMLTEAANPDLARAQATAAVTVTADPATCSFQGNPVAREIDFRSSCDIAKRYLVQNSVSYENVAGAPGSKAIVKIGDKSVEAPVGNVANSKFDENSAKEIAAFKKGVAEDLKVAGYPAKADPAKINKVMTIVLLFWLVLLVTMVYGPIAAMLVELFPTRIRYTSMSLPYHIGNGWFGGLLPTTAFAIVASTGNMYNGLWYPIIIAGITLVVGTIFIRETKNVDIYAND, from the coding sequence ATGGCAGCCACACTAGATTCGAGGGGAGTGCCGCATCCGGCCCCCCGGCCCATGTCAGCGGAGGAGAAGAAAGTCATCTTCGCCTCCTCGCTCGGCACCGTGTTCGAGTGGTACGACTTCTACCTCTACGGTTCGCTGGCCGCGATCATCGCCAAGCAGTTCTTCAGTGGCCTGGATGCGGGCGCGGCCTTCATCTTCGCGCTGCTGGCGTTCGCCGCGGGCTTCCTGGTGCGTCCGTTCGGCGCCATCGTGTTCGGCCGCCTGGGCGACATGATCGGGCGCAAGTACACCTTCCTGGTCACGATCCTGATCATGGGCCTGTCGACCTTCATCGTCGGCCTGCTGCCCAGCTACGCGACCATCGGCGTTGCGGCGCCGGTGATCCTGATCGCGCTGCGCATGCTGCAGGGCCTGGCGCTCGGCGGTGAATACGGCGGTGCCGCCACCTACGTGGCCGAGCACTCGCCGCACGGCAAGCGCGGCGCCTACACCTCGTGGATCCAGACCACGGCAACGCTCGGCCTGTTCCTGAGCCTGCTGGTGATCCTGGGCGTGCGCGAATGGTTCGGCGAAGCGGTGTTCAACGACTGGGGCTGGCGCATTCCGTTCCTGGTGTCGATCCTGCTGCTGGGCATCTCGGTGTGGATCCGCCTGTCGCTGAGTGAATCGCCGGCCTTCCAGAAGATGAAGGCCGAGGGCAAGACCTCGAAGGCGCCGCTGTCCGAGTCGTTCGGCGAGTGGAAGAACCTGAAGATCGTCATCCTGGCGCTGGTCGGCCTCACGGCGGGCCAGGCGGTGGTCTGGTATTCGGGCCAGTTCTACGCGCTCTTCTTCCTGACGGCGCAGCTGAAGGTCGATGCGACCACGGCCAACCTGATGATTGCCGCCGCGCTGCTGCTGGGCACGCCCTTCTTCGTGATCTTCGGAACGCTGTCGGACAAGATCGGCCGCAAGCCGATCATCATGGCCGGCTGCCTGCTTGCCGTGGTCACCTACTTCCCGGTCTTCAAGATGCTGACTGAAGCCGCCAACCCCGACCTGGCCCGCGCACAGGCCACGGCCGCCGTCACGGTGACGGCCGACCCGGCGACCTGCTCGTTCCAGGGCAATCCGGTGGCCCGCGAGATCGACTTCCGCAGCTCGTGCGACATCGCCAAGCGCTACCTCGTGCAGAACTCGGTGAGCTATGAGAACGTGGCCGGCGCGCCGGGTTCGAAGGCCATCGTGAAGATCGGCGACAAGTCGGTCGAGGCGCCCGTCGGCAACGTCGCGAACTCCAAGTTCGATGAAAACTCCGCCAAGGAAATCGCTGCCTTCAAGAAGGGCGTGGCCGAAGACCTGAAGGTCGCAGGCTACCCGGCCAAGGCCGACCCCGCCAAGATCAACAAGGTGATGACCATCGTGTTGCTGTTCTGGCTGGTGCTGCTGGTGACGATGGTCTACGGCCCGATCGCGGCGATGCTGGTCGAGCTGTTCCCCACGCGCATCCGCTACACCTCGATGAGCCTGCCGTATCACATCGGCAACGGCTGGTTCGGTGGCCTGCTGCCGACCACGGCCTTCGCCATCGTGGCCTCCACCGGCAACATGTACAACGGGCTTTGGTATCCGATCATCATTGCCGGCATCACGCTGGTGGTGGGCACGATCTTCATCCGCGAAACCAAGAACGTGGACATCTACGCGAACGACTGA
- a CDS encoding ABC transporter substrate-binding protein: MKKTFTSCAVALLLTMAAQGATAQILIGQSADLSGPVAASVKETIMGSQLVIDQVNAQGGINGEQIEVIRMDDGLDAKRSLENTRVLIEDKKVVALLLNRGTPNTLAVIPLLDKYGVALVGPSTGAMALHKPLQKNIFNVRSTYQREAEKAVQHLQTTGIQRIAVVQADDSFGKDAMEGANKGFEKANLKPAVIALADRNKPDFAAIVPQLTKANAQAVLWIGSGTAVTDGIKALRAAGSAAQIITLSNNAASGFIKELGSASAGVIITQVLPYERSFGHPLIKEALALAKAKGQNDLSPALLEGFVATKVMVEALRRTGPKPTRAKLIATLNNFQYDVGGGLDVSYSPTDHTGIDFVDLSIVSDGKFKR, translated from the coding sequence ATGAAAAAGACGTTCACGTCCTGCGCCGTGGCGCTGCTCCTGACCATGGCAGCCCAGGGCGCAACGGCCCAGATCCTGATCGGCCAGTCGGCCGACCTTTCGGGCCCGGTGGCGGCCAGCGTCAAGGAAACCATCATGGGCTCGCAGCTGGTCATCGACCAGGTCAATGCCCAGGGCGGGATCAACGGCGAGCAGATCGAGGTGATCCGCATGGACGACGGCCTCGACGCCAAGCGCTCGCTGGAGAACACGCGCGTGCTCATCGAAGACAAGAAGGTCGTCGCGCTGCTGCTCAACCGCGGCACGCCCAACACGCTCGCGGTGATTCCGCTGCTCGACAAGTACGGCGTGGCGCTGGTCGGCCCTTCGACCGGCGCGATGGCGCTGCACAAGCCGCTGCAAAAGAACATCTTCAACGTGCGCTCGACCTACCAGCGCGAGGCTGAGAAGGCCGTGCAGCATCTGCAGACCACCGGCATCCAGCGCATTGCCGTGGTGCAGGCCGACGATTCCTTCGGCAAGGACGCGATGGAAGGCGCGAACAAGGGCTTCGAGAAAGCGAACCTGAAGCCGGCCGTGATCGCGCTGGCCGACCGCAACAAGCCCGACTTCGCGGCGATCGTTCCGCAGCTGACCAAGGCCAACGCGCAGGCGGTGCTGTGGATCGGCTCGGGCACTGCCGTGACCGACGGCATCAAGGCGCTGCGCGCCGCGGGCTCGGCGGCGCAGATCATCACGCTGTCGAACAACGCGGCCTCGGGCTTCATCAAGGAACTGGGCTCGGCCAGCGCCGGCGTGATCATCACGCAGGTGCTGCCCTACGAGCGCTCCTTCGGCCACCCGCTCATCAAGGAAGCGCTGGCGCTGGCCAAGGCCAAGGGCCAGAACGACCTGTCGCCGGCGCTGCTCGAAGGCTTCGTCGCCACCAAGGTGATGGTGGAGGCGCTGCGCCGCACGGGCCCGAAGCCCACGCGCGCAAAGCTCATCGCCACGCTCAACAACTTCCAGTACGACGTGGGCGGCGGGCTCGACGTGAGCTATTCGCCGACGGACCACACGGGCATCGACTTCGTAGACCTTTCGATCGTCAGCGACGGCAAATTCAAAAGATAA
- a CDS encoding ABC transporter substrate-binding protein, with amino-acid sequence MTKTTTRMLCAAALLAFSAVGASAQILIGQTTGVTGSVAASVNETIGGAQLLIDSVNTQGGIHGEKIEILRMDDGFDVKRASENARVLIEDKKVLALFMSRGTPHSQAIIPWLDKYDVALIGPSTGAMVLHKPLQKHVFNVRATYQREAEKAVQHLLTIGLTRIAVVHVTDSFGTDALEGAMTGFAKGKAKPVVTIPADRDKPDYKVIVPAIKDADAQAVVWIGSGVAVVDGIKALRASGSAAQVVTLSNNASSGFIKQLGDASKGVIVTQVFPNERSLGQPMVKEALALAQAKGQAELSPAMLEGFASAKVLVEALRRAGPKPTRAKMVAALESLKGYDLGGGLEVSYSLQDHSGIDFADLSIISDGRFKR; translated from the coding sequence ATGACGAAGACGACGACGCGCATGCTTTGCGCCGCCGCCCTCCTGGCCTTCAGCGCCGTGGGCGCATCGGCCCAGATCCTGATCGGCCAGACCACCGGCGTGACCGGCTCGGTGGCCGCGAGCGTGAACGAGACCATCGGCGGCGCGCAACTGCTGATCGACTCGGTCAACACCCAGGGCGGCATCCACGGCGAGAAGATCGAAATACTGCGCATGGACGACGGCTTCGACGTGAAGCGCGCCAGCGAGAACGCGCGCGTGCTGATCGAGGACAAGAAGGTGCTGGCGCTGTTCATGAGCCGCGGCACGCCGCACTCGCAGGCCATCATCCCGTGGCTCGACAAGTACGACGTGGCGCTCATCGGCCCCTCCACCGGCGCGATGGTGCTGCACAAGCCGCTGCAAAAGCACGTGTTCAACGTGCGCGCCACCTACCAGCGCGAGGCCGAGAAGGCGGTGCAGCACCTGCTGACCATCGGCCTCACGCGGATCGCGGTGGTGCACGTGACCGATTCGTTCGGCACGGACGCGCTCGAAGGCGCGATGACCGGCTTTGCCAAGGGCAAGGCCAAGCCGGTCGTGACCATTCCGGCCGACCGCGACAAGCCCGACTACAAGGTCATCGTGCCGGCCATCAAGGACGCCGATGCGCAGGCCGTGGTGTGGATCGGCTCGGGCGTTGCCGTGGTCGACGGCATCAAGGCGCTGCGCGCGAGCGGCTCGGCGGCGCAGGTGGTCACGCTGTCGAACAACGCCTCGTCGGGCTTCATCAAGCAGCTGGGCGACGCGAGCAAGGGCGTGATCGTGACGCAGGTGTTCCCGAACGAGCGCTCGCTCGGCCAGCCGATGGTGAAGGAAGCCCTGGCACTCGCACAGGCCAAGGGCCAGGCGGAGCTGTCGCCGGCCATGCTCGAAGGCTTTGCCTCGGCCAAGGTGCTGGTGGAGGCGCTGCGCCGCGCGGGGCCCAAGCCCACGCGCGCGAAGATGGTCGCTGCGCTCGAAAGCCTCAAGGGCTACGACCTGGGCGGCGGCCTGGAGGTGAGCTATTCGCTGCAGGACCACAGCGGCATCGACTTCGCGGACCTGTCGATCATCAGCGACGGGCGCTTCAAGCGCTGA